A genomic stretch from Neodiprion fabricii isolate iyNeoFabr1 chromosome 3, iyNeoFabr1.1, whole genome shotgun sequence includes:
- the LOC124178935 gene encoding biogenesis of lysosome-related organelles complex 1 subunit 2, with translation MASIESQARDDAAMPQDLIDIGNVVDFDENPRCESPKRGTTLSTSTSSFEALDPHDPNLSRLANTMFQKTGEYLQEELTATHAEYRLLERLNNEAIGKYAELKTIASNVSHVMVALNSKYKKLQPVLDNINEIEDSVTKLEQAAYKLAAYSKRLEAKYKEIEKDGKIK, from the coding sequence ATGGCATCAATCGAAAGTCAGGCAAGAGACGATGCAGCTATGCCGCAAGATTTGATAGATATTGGAAATGTGGTAGACTTTGATGAAAATCCAAGATGCGAATCACCAAAACGTGGTACAACTTTATCGACAAGTACGAGCAGTTTTGAGGCCTTGGATCCTCATGATCCTAACCTGAGTCGTTTGGCTAATACCATGTTTCAAAAGACAGGTGAATACCTTCAAGAAGAACTGACCGCGACTCATGCTGAGTATCGCCTACTTGAGCGTTTGAACAACGAAGCAATCGGAAAGTATGCcgaattgaaaacaatagcTTCAAACGTTTCCCACGTCATGGTAGCACTCAACTCAAAATACAAGAAACTACAGCCAGTGCTTGATAATATTAATGAGATTGAGGACAGCGTTACAAAATTAGAGCAAGCAGCTTATAAGCTTGCAGCTTATTCCAAGCGATTAGAAGCAAAATACAAGGAAATTGAAAAGGACGGCAAGATTAAATGA